A single genomic interval of Leptospira semungkisensis harbors:
- a CDS encoding MFS transporter, with translation MTESPSDKSLLRYFGLGELATHGGNAVLAFWMIMGMAFFLFADQNLIAPNLRNIASSFGITEQKEIDWKLGGLIPICFFVLGGFVSVYMGYLTQRFSRKPLVIGTVLLGEIPCLLSGFARTYDEFLILRTLTGFGLGGSFPLLFSLVGDYFSDRSRSTAAGYLSLSIGLGVGLGQMTGGTLGTADPVNGWRLSFIYMAAPSFLFMLIYGLFCKEPVRGGREKEFANLKASQGEEAVRLTWNDIRNLFSTKTNIGIFMQGIPGCVPWGVFFVFLNDYYEFHYGMKKDAASAMVIFAAVGIFVGTFFGGILGQRLYDKNKNLLPIFCGSMILIGILPTIYLLHAGSVAGSPLFILVNIITGIIISVTGPNVRALIMNVNPPKSRSSMFALYNLTDNLGQGLGPAMAALLLTVLADRTTAFTISILFWIPCGLSWIYILRNFKHDEETLHQNLAEEANRLRRIG, from the coding sequence ATGACTGAGTCACCTTCGGATAAAAGTCTTCTTCGATATTTTGGGTTAGGCGAACTCGCGACCCATGGAGGCAATGCAGTTCTGGCCTTCTGGATGATCATGGGAATGGCCTTCTTCTTATTTGCGGATCAGAACTTGATCGCGCCTAACCTCAGGAACATAGCTTCCTCATTCGGGATCACCGAACAAAAGGAAATCGATTGGAAATTGGGAGGGCTGATCCCGATCTGCTTCTTCGTACTGGGTGGATTTGTTTCCGTCTATATGGGTTATCTTACCCAGAGATTTTCCAGAAAACCTCTCGTGATCGGAACAGTTCTATTAGGAGAGATCCCCTGCCTTCTCTCCGGATTCGCAAGAACCTATGACGAATTTCTGATACTTCGGACTCTTACTGGCTTCGGGCTTGGGGGAAGTTTCCCTCTTCTATTCTCACTTGTAGGGGACTATTTCTCCGACAGATCCAGATCCACCGCAGCAGGCTATCTTTCCCTTTCTATAGGTCTTGGTGTAGGACTCGGACAAATGACGGGAGGAACCTTAGGAACTGCAGATCCTGTGAACGGATGGAGATTGAGCTTTATCTATATGGCTGCCCCTTCCTTTCTATTCATGCTCATCTACGGCCTTTTTTGCAAGGAACCAGTCCGAGGAGGAAGGGAGAAAGAATTTGCAAACCTAAAGGCTTCTCAGGGAGAAGAAGCAGTTCGCTTAACATGGAATGATATTAGAAATTTATTTTCCACAAAAACCAATATCGGGATCTTCATGCAAGGAATTCCAGGTTGCGTGCCTTGGGGAGTATTCTTCGTATTCCTGAACGATTATTACGAATTTCATTATGGAATGAAAAAGGATGCTGCCTCCGCAATGGTAATCTTCGCAGCAGTCGGGATCTTTGTAGGCACCTTTTTCGGAGGGATACTCGGGCAAAGGCTCTATGATAAAAATAAGAATCTACTCCCCATCTTCTGCGGAAGCATGATCCTTATCGGGATACTTCCCACTATTTATCTACTCCATGCAGGAAGCGTTGCAGGAAGTCCTCTATTCATTCTTGTGAATATTATCACTGGGATCATTATCTCAGTCACTGGACCGAATGTAAGAGCTCTCATCATGAATGTGAATCCGCCTAAAAGTAGATCTTCTATGTTTGCTCTTTATAATCTCACGGATAATTTGGGACAGGGCCTGGGACCGGCTATGGCGGCACTCTTACTCACAGTGCTTGCGGACAGGACTACTGCATTCACGATCTCCATTCTATTCTGGATCCCTTGCGGATTGTCTTGGATCTATATTTTGAGAAATTTCAAACATGACGAGGAAACCCTTCATCAAAACCTTGCAGAAGAAGCAAATAGGCTCCGGAGGATTGGTTAG